The Streptococcus mitis genome has a segment encoding these proteins:
- a CDS encoding RNA-binding S4 domain-containing protein — translation MRLDKYLKVSRIIKRRTVAKEVADKGRIKVNGILAKSSTDLKVNDKVEIRFGNKLLLVKVLEMKDSTKKEDAAGMYEIISETRVEENV, via the coding sequence ATGAGATTAGACAAATATTTAAAAGTATCAAGAATTATCAAGCGTCGTACAGTCGCAAAAGAAGTAGCAGATAAAGGTAGAATTAAGGTAAATGGAATTTTGGCTAAAAGTTCAACGGACTTGAAAGTTAATGACAAAGTTGAAATTCGCTTTGGCAATAAGTTGCTACTTGTAAAAGTACTGGAGATGAAAGATAGTACAAAAAAAGAAGATGCGGCAGGAATGTATGAAATTATCAGTGAAACACGGGTAGAAGAAAATGTCTAA
- a CDS encoding septum formation initiator family protein, with product MSKNIVQLNNSFIQNEHQRRRYLMKERQKRNRFMGWVLILMILLFILPTYNLAQSYHQLLQRRQQLSDLQTQYQTLSEEKEKETAFATKLKDEDYAAKYMRAKYYYSKNREAVYTIPDLLPR from the coding sequence ATGTCTAAAAATATCGTACAATTGAATAATTCTTTTATTCAAAATGAACACCAACGTCGTCGCTATCTGATGAAAGAACGACAAAAACGTAATCGTTTCATGGGTTGGGTTCTTATTTTGATGATTTTATTGTTCATTTTACCAACTTATAATCTTGCTCAAAGTTATCACCAATTACTCCAAAGACGTCAACAGTTATCAGACTTGCAAACTCAGTATCAAACCTTGAGTGAGGAAAAGGAGAAAGAGACAGCTTTTGCTACAAAGTTGAAAGATGAAGATTACGCTGCTAAATACATGCGTGCAAAATATTATTATTCTAAGAATCGGGAAGCTGTTTATACGATTCCTGACTTGCTTCCAAGGTGA
- a CDS encoding SP_0009 family protein produces the protein MENLLDVIEQFLSLSDEKLEELSDKNQLLRLQEEKERKNA, from the coding sequence ATGGAAAATTTATTAGACGTAATTGAGCAATTTTTGAGTCTATCGGATGAAAAACTAGAAGAGTTATCTGATAAAAATCAACTATTGCGCTTACAAGAAGAAAAGGAAAGGAAGAATGCGTAA